One segment of Arcanobacterium haemolyticum DSM 20595 DNA contains the following:
- a CDS encoding nucleoside/nucleotide kinase family protein: MTSVVVIGADGAGKSSVLRVLETYGFLTADVDSLVAYELVVSPEDMFLEVPSEQRRACARRVACDLLADIRADRETRFAVALPADFCDDVELEAICDSLRKCEHVVFLHVRASVDVLMRRLGMFGPRVTNVVLPRKELSIRLEERLPRYEEYADFDFDTSRFELSDLEKELANRVIMLINTGS, encoded by the coding sequence ATGACGAGCGTTGTTGTTATTGGCGCAGATGGGGCTGGCAAGAGTAGCGTATTGCGCGTGTTGGAAACGTATGGGTTTTTAACCGCCGACGTCGATTCTCTCGTTGCCTATGAACTTGTGGTTTCGCCAGAGGATATGTTTTTGGAGGTTCCGTCGGAACAACGTCGCGCATGTGCTCGCAGGGTCGCGTGTGATCTTTTGGCAGATATTCGCGCTGATCGTGAGACGCGTTTCGCGGTTGCGTTACCTGCCGATTTTTGTGACGACGTCGAACTGGAAGCTATATGCGATTCGCTGCGAAAATGTGAGCACGTGGTTTTTCTTCATGTCCGGGCTTCAGTTGATGTGCTTATGAGGCGACTGGGGATGTTTGGGCCGCGGGTGACGAACGTTGTGTTGCCTCGAAAAGAGCTGTCGATTCGGCTTGAAGAACGATTGCCGCGATATGAGGAATATGCGGACTTTGACTTTGATACAAGCAGGTTTGAGTTATCAGATCTGGAAAAAGAACTAGCCAATCGCGTAATCATGCTCATAAATACGGGTTCTTAG
- the efp gene encoding elongation factor P: MATTNDLKNGMVLKIDNQLWQVVEFQHVKPGKGPAFVRTKLKNVLSGKNVDKTFNAGVKVETATVDRRDMQYLYNDGTDFIFMDLDTYEQLPVTAEVVGTAKNFMLENSNAIVAMHEGTVLFIELPASVVLEVTYTEPGLQGDRSNSGTKPATVETGYELQVPLFLDQGTKIKVDTRTGEYINRA, translated from the coding sequence GTGGCAACCACAAACGATCTCAAGAACGGCATGGTGCTAAAGATTGACAACCAGCTCTGGCAGGTTGTGGAATTCCAGCATGTCAAGCCGGGCAAGGGCCCAGCATTCGTTCGTACGAAGCTCAAGAATGTCTTGTCCGGCAAGAACGTTGATAAGACGTTCAACGCAGGTGTGAAGGTTGAGACTGCAACGGTTGATCGCCGTGACATGCAGTACCTCTACAACGATGGCACCGATTTCATTTTCATGGATCTGGATACCTACGAACAGCTTCCTGTGACCGCTGAAGTGGTTGGCACTGCAAAGAACTTTATGTTGGAGAACTCTAACGCAATCGTGGCTATGCATGAAGGCACAGTCCTCTTTATTGAGCTCCCAGCATCGGTTGTTCTTGAAGTTACCTACACCGAACCAGGCCTCCAGGGCGATCGTTCGAACTCTGGCACCAAGCCAGCTACCGTGGAAACCGGTTACGAACTTCAGGTTCCGCTCTTCCTTGACCAGGGTACCAAGATCAAGGTTGATACCCGCACCGGTGAGTACATCAACCGCGCCTGA
- the nusB gene encoding transcription antitermination factor NusB encodes MSNEERTQQRRNNGRKGRSLQRQRALDVLYEADVRGAEHDLASLLEERSQLSPSQQPIQKYGQLIVSTYAEWADDVDSMIEAASPQWALARMSVVDRNLLRIGATELMYLDVPTAIVVKEITALVRDFSTDKAVGFTMGVLNRIAEIRSEETSGRDTSE; translated from the coding sequence ATGAGTAACGAAGAACGTACACAACAGCGGCGGAATAACGGCCGGAAGGGCCGCTCGCTGCAGCGCCAGCGTGCGCTCGATGTCCTCTACGAAGCTGACGTACGTGGAGCAGAACATGATCTTGCATCTTTGCTTGAAGAACGTTCACAGCTCTCGCCATCACAGCAGCCAATCCAAAAGTATGGTCAACTCATTGTGAGCACCTACGCCGAATGGGCAGATGATGTTGATTCGATGATCGAAGCAGCATCGCCTCAATGGGCACTGGCACGTATGAGCGTTGTTGATCGTAACTTGTTGCGTATTGGCGCAACTGAGCTCATGTATCTTGATGTTCCAACTGCTATCGTGGTGAAGGAAATTACGGCGCTTGTTCGAGATTTCTCCACTGATAAAGCCGTTGGATTCACGATGGGCGTGCTGAATCGGATTGCAGAAATCCGTTCGGAAGAAACATCTGGACGTGACACATCGGAATAA
- the mihF gene encoding integration host factor, actinobacterial type, producing the protein MVVPHLTREQRVKALAKAGQARLRRAELKQEIKEGKLTLRDVFDVAGDDEAIARMKVKDLLIAFPRIGETKTHAIMEKIGIAQSRRIGGLGHRQRTALLERLG; encoded by the coding sequence ATGGTAGTTCCACATCTGACCCGGGAACAGCGCGTTAAGGCTCTCGCGAAGGCGGGTCAGGCCCGGCTACGTCGCGCTGAATTGAAGCAGGAAATTAAAGAAGGAAAGCTAACTTTGCGTGACGTTTTTGACGTTGCGGGGGATGATGAAGCTATCGCACGTATGAAGGTAAAAGATCTCCTGATTGCTTTCCCGCGCATTGGGGAAACCAAGACGCATGCGATTATGGAAAAGATCGGTATTGCTCAGAGTCGTCGAATTGGCGGGTTAGGGCACCGCCAGCGCACCGCTTTGCTTGAACGGCTTGGGTGA
- the gmk gene encoding guanylate kinase, with amino-acid sequence MTQIHGQAFVVCGPTAVGKGTVLKEVLAQDSGLWYSVSATTRAPRPGEIDGVHYYFVTPEKFDELVATGGMLEWAVVHKIHRYGTPRQPVEEAMAAGKNVILELDLDGARQVRKAMPEARQVFIAPPSWEELEGRLKGRATESEEEQHRRLDTARTELAAQDEFDDVIVNDTVANATAALLSILTSSAVK; translated from the coding sequence ATGACTCAGATTCACGGACAAGCTTTCGTTGTATGTGGCCCCACTGCTGTTGGTAAGGGAACGGTCCTTAAGGAAGTTCTCGCACAGGATTCGGGCTTGTGGTATTCGGTTTCTGCAACTACCCGGGCGCCTCGCCCAGGGGAAATCGATGGGGTTCACTACTACTTTGTCACGCCAGAAAAATTTGATGAACTCGTTGCTACTGGTGGGATGCTTGAATGGGCCGTTGTGCACAAGATCCATCGCTATGGAACTCCGCGCCAGCCTGTTGAAGAAGCAATGGCTGCCGGCAAGAACGTCATTCTTGAGCTTGATCTTGATGGTGCACGCCAAGTCCGTAAGGCAATGCCAGAAGCGCGTCAGGTTTTCATCGCTCCACCGTCATGGGAAGAACTAGAAGGCCGCCTGAAAGGGCGCGCTACCGAATCTGAAGAAGAACAGCATCGCAGGCTAGATACCGCGCGTACTGAACTCGCAGCCCAAGATGAATTCGATGACGTGATCGTGAACGATACAGTGGCTAATGCCACCGCGGCGCTACTGAGTATTCTTACCAGTTCCGCGGTAAAATAA